Proteins encoded by one window of Chondromyces crocatus:
- the cas7c gene encoding type I-C CRISPR-associated protein Cas7/Csd2 has product MTQLRHRYDFVLLFDVKDGNPNGDPDAGNLPRVDPETGQGLVSDVCLKRKVRNYISLSRAGASGYDIYVKEKAVLSAQQGLAYAALNLKSASTSEGDEAAEAEEPSAKGGKKGKAKPESTSKASDREAVDRARDWMCRHFFDIRTFGAVMGLKENNCGQVRGPVQITFARSIDPILTQEHSITRMAVATQREADAQGGDNRTMGRKNTVPYGLYRAHGFISPQLARQTRFEEPDLDVLWESFRQMFEHDRSAARGMMSLRDLIVFRHESELGNAPAHRLFDRVLVERRDKNLPARDFADYAVRVEEAPSGVTVLRPAA; this is encoded by the coding sequence ATGACCCAGCTTCGCCATCGTTATGACTTCGTGCTGCTCTTCGACGTGAAGGACGGTAACCCCAACGGCGACCCCGATGCGGGGAACCTGCCGCGCGTGGACCCCGAGACGGGTCAAGGCCTGGTGAGCGACGTGTGCCTCAAGCGCAAGGTGCGCAACTACATCTCGCTCAGCCGCGCAGGCGCCTCGGGTTACGACATCTACGTGAAGGAGAAGGCCGTGCTCTCGGCGCAGCAGGGCCTCGCCTACGCGGCGTTGAACCTCAAGAGCGCCTCCACATCCGAGGGCGACGAGGCGGCCGAAGCCGAGGAGCCGTCCGCGAAGGGGGGCAAGAAGGGCAAGGCGAAGCCGGAGTCGACGAGCAAAGCGTCCGATCGCGAGGCAGTCGACCGCGCGCGTGACTGGATGTGTCGTCACTTCTTCGACATCCGCACGTTCGGCGCGGTGATGGGGCTGAAGGAGAACAACTGCGGGCAGGTGCGCGGGCCGGTGCAGATCACGTTCGCCCGCTCCATCGATCCCATCCTGACGCAGGAGCACTCCATCACCCGCATGGCGGTCGCCACGCAGCGCGAGGCCGACGCGCAAGGCGGCGACAACCGGACCATGGGCCGCAAGAACACGGTGCCTTACGGGCTGTACCGTGCCCACGGGTTCATCTCGCCGCAGCTCGCGCGCCAGACGCGCTTCGAGGAGCCCGACCTCGACGTGCTCTGGGAGTCGTTCCGGCAGATGTTCGAGCACGATCGGAGCGCCGCGCGCGGGATGATGTCGCTGCGGGATCTGATCGTGTTCCGCCACGAGAGCGAGCTGGGTAACGCGCCTGCGCATCGCCTCTTCGACCGGGTGCTGGTGGAGCGGCGCGACAAGAACCTGCCCGCGCGCGACTTCGCCGACTACGCCGTCCGGGTCGAGGAAGCCCCGAGCGGGGTGACCGTGCTGCGCCCCGCGGCCTGA
- a CDS encoding Uma2 family endonuclease, producing the protein MGDPAEKRPEHATYADLEAVPEHQVAEIVRGVLHTFPRPAGPHSKASTLLSADLVGPFSRGRGGPGGWWILFEPELHLGPDVLVPDLAGWRRERMPEVPDVPFFTLPPDWCCEVLSPSTATHDRKRKMPVYAAAGVTWLWLLDPLGQSLEVFHLGPRKLWELEQVFSGDDLVRAAPFDAVELELAALWTPRGSAQGETPPG; encoded by the coding sequence ATGGGTGACCCGGCGGAGAAAAGGCCCGAGCATGCCACCTACGCGGACCTCGAAGCCGTGCCGGAGCACCAGGTCGCCGAGATCGTTCGCGGGGTGTTGCACACCTTCCCCCGCCCCGCGGGCCCGCACTCCAAGGCGTCCACCCTCCTCAGCGCGGACCTGGTCGGGCCATTCAGCCGAGGCCGAGGAGGGCCAGGGGGGTGGTGGATCCTCTTCGAGCCCGAACTCCATCTCGGCCCGGACGTCCTCGTCCCCGACCTTGCCGGCTGGCGCCGCGAGCGGATGCCCGAAGTGCCCGACGTCCCGTTCTTCACCCTGCCGCCCGACTGGTGCTGCGAGGTCCTCTCTCCCTCGACCGCGACCCACGACCGCAAGCGCAAGATGCCCGTGTACGCCGCAGCAGGGGTCACCTGGCTCTGGCTCCTCGACCCCCTGGGCCAGTCGCTCGAAGTCTTCCACCTCGGCCCCCGCAAGCTCTGGGAGCTGGAGCAGGTGTTCTCCGGGGACGACCTGGTGCGCGCGGCCCCCTTCGACGCCGTCGAACTCGAGCTGGCAGCCCTGTGGACGCCCCGCGGAAGTGCCCAGGGCGAGACTCCGCCGGGATAG
- a CDS encoding putative sensor domain DACNV-containing protein — MATPNEPFHAYPADLARFILERCCAEGASAGQTQPPHEVEPPPRYGKPSRATLERLLSVAYQATLLREEERPVTFRLVFCPPEAFPEASGPPRGMQRLEFVRQRPYTEHALRRIAPAAPYARALIGVYLTDEGELMIWGIIQSGPLWLRSAIGGRGASPAFPEGALVVRGPGPGLLAVDREFEVLGEIRGGALASPASMDVFTSRWFPACFTEARGELIALHTEAERHAPIPWTPLQPEIFRQIAQQMVKRILATMQVAHHGGTLLLLPPSLEPLVMQDERFVKVKYRFTDAEPRRRYRKLILGLMSTLAQTTPPEEGPVDWATYERSTCPEVALLDEAIFETAHLIADLANVDGAVVMTKRFELLGFGGEILNGDVEIATVRRALDLEGTRYALEPVDWVGTRHRSAYRLCHAIHDAVAIVVSHDGGIRFVAWKDDAVMYWDHVPRSSRER; from the coding sequence ATGGCCACGCCGAACGAGCCATTTCACGCCTACCCCGCCGATCTCGCCCGCTTCATCCTGGAGCGTTGCTGCGCCGAGGGAGCGTCTGCAGGCCAGACCCAGCCACCCCACGAGGTCGAGCCGCCGCCCCGCTACGGCAAGCCCTCCCGCGCCACCCTCGAACGGCTCCTGTCGGTGGCCTACCAGGCGACGCTGCTCCGCGAAGAAGAGCGCCCCGTCACCTTCCGGCTCGTCTTCTGCCCCCCCGAAGCCTTCCCGGAAGCGTCGGGTCCTCCCCGCGGCATGCAGCGGCTGGAGTTCGTCCGACAGCGCCCCTACACCGAGCACGCCCTGCGGCGCATCGCCCCGGCTGCGCCCTACGCGCGCGCCCTGATCGGCGTGTACCTCACGGACGAGGGAGAGCTGATGATCTGGGGCATCATCCAGTCCGGCCCCCTCTGGCTCCGCAGCGCCATCGGCGGGCGCGGCGCCTCCCCCGCGTTCCCGGAAGGCGCCCTCGTCGTGCGCGGCCCTGGCCCTGGACTCCTCGCCGTCGACCGCGAGTTCGAGGTGCTCGGCGAGATCCGCGGCGGCGCGCTGGCCTCCCCCGCGAGCATGGACGTGTTCACCTCCCGCTGGTTCCCCGCCTGCTTCACCGAGGCCCGAGGCGAGCTGATCGCCCTGCACACCGAGGCCGAGCGGCACGCGCCCATCCCGTGGACCCCCCTCCAGCCCGAGATCTTCCGGCAGATCGCGCAGCAGATGGTGAAGCGCATCCTCGCCACCATGCAGGTGGCCCACCACGGCGGGACGCTGCTCCTGCTGCCGCCGTCCCTGGAGCCTCTGGTGATGCAGGACGAGCGCTTCGTGAAGGTGAAGTACCGCTTCACCGACGCCGAGCCCCGCCGACGCTACCGGAAGCTCATCCTCGGCCTGATGAGCACCCTGGCGCAGACGACGCCCCCCGAAGAGGGCCCCGTCGACTGGGCGACCTACGAGCGCTCGACCTGCCCTGAAGTCGCCCTCCTCGACGAGGCCATCTTCGAGACCGCCCACCTCATCGCCGACCTGGCCAACGTGGACGGCGCCGTGGTGATGACCAAGCGCTTCGAGCTGCTGGGCTTCGGCGGCGAGATCCTGAACGGCGACGTGGAGATCGCGACCGTGCGCCGCGCCCTGGACCTGGAAGGGACCCGCTACGCCCTGGAGCCCGTGGACTGGGTGGGCACGCGACACCGCTCCGCCTACCGGCTGTGCCACGCGATCCACGACGCCGTGGCCATCGTGGTGTCCCACGATGGAGGGATCCGGTTCGTGGCCTGGAAGGATGACGCGGTGATGTACTGGGACCACGTGCCGAGGAGCTCGCGGGAGCGGTAG
- a CDS encoding CRISPR-associated endonuclease Cas3'', translating into MIPHPETDPPAPPAALTRAPLAHLDETGRPHLLVEHLEAVGALAAEFAARFGTADIARCAGQWHDLGKYAADFQGMIRAANGFEAHLEGTPGGRIDHSSAGAVHAVKVLGSVGQAIAFAIAGHHAGLPNAAALKERLQTKMPRYEAAKSGGIDERLLSAALLDFPAWLKEGRPSDRMRRLELWIRMVFSTLCDADFLDTEAFFRADRAALRGDAPAIEVLNGRLRDHLGGLQAGARSSEVNRVRAEVLAACVAAAGRKPGAFSLTVPTGGGKTLASMAFALEHAARHGLDRVVVAIPFTSIIEQTAKVLRDALGDEAVIEHHSALDPEEETPKGRVACENWDAPVVVTTTVQLFESLFAARPSACRKLHRLARSVIVLDEAQTMPVGMLAPILDGLRSLVGEYGASVVVSTATQPALGRAQGLSVGFEAVEEIVPASVRAFERLRRVEVRWPEEEAPTSYAALAQAVASERDVMAIVHLRRDARVLCEALDAVLGHEETLHLSALMCPAHRSEVLAEIKTRKGRGEPVRLVATQLVEAGVDLDFAVVYRALGGVDALAQAAGRCNREGLLEGRGELRVFHAPTAPPKGVPQAALAITRGLLREDPGLDLFAPATQQAYFQQLYGSRNLDAKEIQAAREGLRFKDVAEGFQIIEDEWSAPVVVPYDGRAQACLRELEALGPSRKRLRVLQRYTVTVPRKARERWERLGLAREVAGAVVVLEGAFAAAYDPRRFGLVPERVGAADAGALVIEG; encoded by the coding sequence ATGATCCCTCATCCCGAGACCGATCCCCCTGCACCGCCCGCGGCCCTCACCCGAGCGCCGCTCGCGCACCTGGACGAAACGGGGCGTCCTCATCTCCTCGTGGAGCATCTGGAGGCCGTGGGCGCGCTGGCGGCCGAGTTCGCGGCGCGCTTCGGGACGGCAGACATCGCGCGGTGCGCTGGGCAGTGGCACGATCTCGGGAAGTACGCGGCCGACTTCCAGGGGATGATTCGCGCGGCGAATGGCTTCGAGGCGCACCTGGAGGGGACCCCGGGCGGGCGGATCGATCATTCGTCGGCGGGCGCGGTTCACGCGGTGAAGGTGCTGGGGTCCGTGGGGCAAGCGATCGCGTTTGCCATTGCGGGGCATCACGCGGGATTACCGAATGCCGCGGCGCTGAAGGAGCGGTTGCAGACGAAGATGCCGCGGTACGAGGCCGCGAAGTCAGGGGGGATCGACGAGCGCTTGCTGAGCGCCGCACTGCTGGATTTCCCGGCCTGGCTGAAGGAGGGGCGACCGTCGGACCGGATGCGGCGGCTGGAGCTCTGGATCCGGATGGTCTTCTCCACGCTGTGCGACGCGGACTTCCTGGACACGGAGGCGTTCTTCCGCGCGGACCGGGCGGCGCTGCGGGGGGATGCGCCGGCGATCGAGGTGCTCAATGGGCGGCTGCGGGACCACCTGGGGGGCTTGCAGGCGGGGGCGCGCAGCTCGGAGGTGAACCGGGTCCGGGCGGAGGTGCTCGCGGCGTGTGTGGCGGCGGCGGGGCGGAAGCCGGGGGCGTTCAGCCTCACGGTGCCCACGGGGGGTGGCAAGACGCTGGCGTCGATGGCGTTCGCGCTGGAGCATGCGGCGCGGCACGGGCTCGATCGGGTGGTGGTGGCGATCCCGTTCACCTCGATCATCGAGCAGACGGCGAAGGTGCTGCGGGATGCGCTCGGGGACGAGGCGGTGATCGAGCACCACAGCGCGCTGGATCCGGAGGAGGAGACGCCGAAGGGGCGGGTGGCCTGCGAGAACTGGGATGCGCCGGTGGTGGTGACGACGACGGTGCAGCTCTTCGAGAGCCTGTTCGCGGCGCGGCCGTCGGCATGCCGCAAGCTGCATCGGCTGGCCCGGAGCGTGATCGTGCTCGACGAGGCGCAGACGATGCCGGTGGGGATGCTGGCGCCGATCCTGGATGGGCTGCGGTCGCTGGTCGGGGAGTACGGGGCGTCGGTGGTGGTCAGCACGGCGACGCAGCCGGCGCTGGGGCGCGCGCAGGGGCTGTCGGTGGGGTTCGAGGCGGTCGAGGAGATCGTGCCGGCTTCGGTGAGGGCGTTCGAGCGGCTGCGGCGGGTGGAGGTGCGCTGGCCGGAGGAGGAGGCGCCGACGTCGTACGCGGCGCTGGCGCAGGCGGTGGCCAGCGAGCGGGATGTGATGGCGATCGTGCATCTGCGCCGGGATGCGCGGGTGCTGTGCGAGGCGCTGGATGCGGTGCTGGGGCACGAGGAGACGCTGCACCTGTCGGCGTTGATGTGCCCGGCGCACCGGAGCGAGGTGCTGGCGGAGATCAAGACGCGGAAGGGGCGCGGGGAGCCGGTGCGGCTCGTGGCGACGCAGCTCGTGGAGGCGGGGGTGGACCTGGATTTCGCGGTGGTCTACCGGGCGCTCGGGGGGGTCGACGCGCTGGCGCAGGCGGCAGGGCGGTGCAACCGGGAGGGGCTGCTGGAAGGGCGGGGAGAGCTGCGGGTGTTCCACGCGCCCACGGCGCCGCCGAAGGGCGTGCCGCAGGCGGCGCTGGCGATCACGCGGGGGCTGCTGCGCGAGGACCCGGGGCTGGATCTGTTCGCGCCGGCCACGCAGCAGGCGTACTTCCAGCAGCTTTACGGGTCGCGGAACCTGGACGCGAAGGAGATCCAGGCGGCGCGTGAGGGGCTTCGGTTCAAGGACGTGGCGGAAGGGTTCCAGATCATCGAGGACGAGTGGTCGGCCCCGGTGGTGGTTCCGTACGACGGGCGCGCGCAGGCTTGTCTGCGGGAGCTGGAGGCGCTGGGTCCGAGCCGGAAGCGGCTGCGGGTGCTGCAGCGGTACACGGTGACGGTGCCGCGGAAGGCCCGCGAGCGATGGGAACGGCTCGGGCTGGCGCGCGAGGTGGCCGGGGCGGTGGTGGTGCTCGAAGGGGCGTTCGCCGCAGCCTATGACCCGCGTCGCTTCGGGCTGGTGCCGGAGCGGGTGGGGGCGGCGGATGCTGGGGCGCTGGTGATCGAGGGGTGA
- a CDS encoding GFA family protein produces MIEGGCSCGAIRYRIDGSLQHARACHCSRCRKIFSGASSAYAEVAPGSNFTWLTGADRLTKHGTGDGWGLAFCSVCGSTLCGMAGESVHGVTLGSVDGDPGVQLEMHIFVGSKAPWDHIGGDAPRFDEGPPSDPTSSSAA; encoded by the coding sequence GTGATTGAAGGTGGCTGTTCTTGCGGAGCAATCCGCTACCGAATCGACGGGTCACTCCAGCATGCGCGCGCGTGCCACTGCTCTCGCTGCCGCAAGATCTTCAGCGGAGCTTCCTCGGCCTATGCCGAGGTCGCCCCGGGCAGCAACTTCACATGGCTCACGGGAGCAGACAGGCTGACGAAGCACGGCACAGGCGACGGCTGGGGCCTGGCCTTCTGCAGCGTCTGTGGCTCGACCCTGTGTGGCATGGCCGGGGAGTCGGTCCACGGCGTGACGCTCGGCAGCGTCGACGGCGACCCAGGCGTCCAGCTCGAGATGCACATCTTCGTCGGCTCGAAAGCACCGTGGGATCACATCGGTGGCGACGCCCCCCGGTTCGACGAAGGACCTCCGAGCGACCCGACTTCCAGCTCTGCGGCGTGA
- a CDS encoding DUF6119 family protein, with protein sequence MPTGGVATGTRAYLPGEAFMPRSSIKTATLPIYLLKERFRSGEAALRRTGMSRDVIPDIGTLYTDSHHPYPPGWLSFFEGTVAPNPKLLNASTGGVLFVEVRGRLFAITFGRGRGLLAKDCWEEGFGLRVTLNSIDAAKIKSIDHKTFEAITRHSRTQTSREGSTEDFGLDIERDLVRAVTGEPKIETLGRRLTGMDSLVVTGKFGLKSVPALLEHTLDRHALDDYKENFGWIDNISEVRDGQRRDELDAKLVARLKRKDVNRLWLSPPDILDWSYVGGFKYKPSEKETHSDLSVADFLESVRDPGALHPGFLRSRRILAVDADGEQFIEEWPVYQCIYCEEDIGSDTYLLSTGKWYRIEKDFANEVNRDIKGLASTRTPLPPYKRTDTDEATYNERVARQSSGALALMDRKIIHHGGKRSSIEFCDLFSSAREIICVKRYEGSSAPLSHLFFQALASAELWRRDAEFRKKVNRLLPRSHKISDSAKVPDATQYPIVFAIVSHQAGPILETLPFFSRLALRNIAKRLALMGYPVSVLKIDRQ encoded by the coding sequence ATGCCGACGGGAGGCGTGGCGACCGGGACGCGGGCGTACCTCCCCGGTGAGGCCTTCATGCCCAGGTCCAGCATCAAGACAGCAACGCTTCCGATCTACCTGCTCAAGGAACGGTTCCGGTCCGGTGAAGCGGCCTTGCGGAGAACGGGGATGTCGCGCGACGTCATCCCGGACATCGGCACGCTCTACACGGACAGCCATCACCCCTACCCTCCCGGATGGCTCTCGTTCTTCGAAGGGACCGTCGCGCCGAACCCGAAGCTGCTCAACGCGAGCACGGGCGGCGTCCTGTTCGTGGAGGTGAGGGGCCGGCTCTTCGCAATCACGTTCGGTCGTGGGCGAGGGCTCCTCGCCAAGGACTGCTGGGAAGAGGGCTTCGGTCTCCGGGTGACGCTCAACAGCATCGACGCGGCGAAGATCAAGAGCATCGATCACAAGACGTTCGAAGCGATCACGCGGCACAGCCGGACGCAGACGAGCCGCGAGGGCTCGACGGAGGACTTCGGCCTCGACATCGAGCGGGATCTGGTCCGTGCCGTCACGGGCGAGCCGAAGATCGAGACGCTGGGCCGGCGCCTCACCGGGATGGACTCGCTCGTCGTCACCGGGAAGTTCGGGCTGAAGAGCGTGCCGGCGCTGCTCGAGCACACCCTCGATCGCCATGCACTCGACGATTACAAGGAGAATTTCGGCTGGATCGACAACATCTCGGAGGTCCGCGATGGCCAGCGCAGAGACGAACTCGATGCGAAGCTCGTGGCGCGATTAAAGCGCAAGGACGTCAATCGGCTGTGGCTATCACCTCCGGACATCCTCGACTGGTCTTATGTTGGTGGCTTCAAGTACAAGCCTTCCGAGAAAGAGACACACTCCGATCTGAGCGTGGCGGACTTCCTCGAGAGCGTTCGCGATCCCGGGGCGCTCCACCCCGGGTTCCTGCGGAGTCGTCGCATCCTGGCCGTGGACGCCGACGGAGAGCAATTCATAGAGGAATGGCCGGTCTATCAGTGCATCTATTGCGAGGAGGACATCGGTTCCGACACGTACCTCCTGTCTACCGGCAAGTGGTATCGCATCGAGAAGGACTTCGCGAACGAGGTCAACAGGGACATCAAGGGCCTGGCGTCCACGCGAACGCCCTTGCCTCCTTACAAACGCACGGACACCGATGAGGCGACCTACAACGAGCGTGTCGCACGGCAATCCAGTGGCGCACTGGCGTTGATGGACAGGAAGATCATCCATCACGGTGGCAAGCGCTCGTCCATCGAGTTCTGTGATCTGTTCTCCAGTGCTCGGGAGATCATCTGCGTGAAGCGTTACGAGGGCTCCAGCGCGCCCCTGAGCCACCTGTTCTTCCAGGCGCTGGCCTCGGCGGAGCTATGGCGTCGTGACGCCGAGTTCCGCAAGAAAGTGAATCGCTTGCTCCCCAGGTCCCACAAGATCTCGGATTCGGCGAAGGTGCCGGACGCGACGCAGTATCCCATCGTCTTCGCGATCGTCAGCCATCAAGCTGGCCCCATCCTGGAGACGTTGCCGTTCTTCAGCCGGCTCGCGCTCCGCAACATCGCCAAACGGCTCGCTTTGATGGGGTATCCCGTCTCGGTGCTGAAGATCGACCGGCAATGA
- the cas5c gene encoding type I-C CRISPR-associated protein Cas5c has translation MQSKPFKIRAFGPLACFTRPETSVDRESYEVMTPSAARKLFEAILWKPAIRWHVHEIAVLKPVTWVSFRNDEMPGQAAPRGGGDFDGEASRRAQGNTVALRDVDYVITASFVMTDQAKPTDKVAKFERMFAQRMAKGQRHYAPSLGEREFLASVQAAPEEVTPIEAGVDRALGRMFYDVEHRTGHRVRPFFFEARLTGGVLHVPSWEEVLREHAAAGG, from the coding sequence ATGCAGAGCAAGCCGTTCAAGATCCGGGCGTTCGGGCCCCTGGCCTGCTTCACGCGGCCCGAGACGTCGGTCGACCGCGAGAGCTACGAGGTGATGACGCCCTCCGCGGCGCGCAAGCTCTTCGAGGCGATCTTGTGGAAGCCGGCGATCCGGTGGCACGTCCACGAGATCGCGGTGCTCAAACCCGTGACGTGGGTGAGCTTCCGGAACGATGAGATGCCGGGTCAGGCGGCGCCGCGGGGGGGCGGCGACTTCGACGGGGAGGCTTCGCGGAGGGCTCAGGGGAACACGGTGGCGCTGCGCGATGTGGACTATGTGATCACGGCGTCGTTCGTGATGACGGATCAGGCCAAGCCGACCGACAAGGTCGCCAAGTTCGAGCGGATGTTCGCGCAGCGGATGGCGAAGGGGCAGCGGCACTACGCGCCGAGCCTGGGTGAGCGGGAGTTCCTGGCGTCGGTGCAGGCGGCACCCGAGGAGGTGACGCCGATCGAGGCGGGGGTGGACCGGGCGCTGGGGAGGATGTTCTACGACGTCGAGCACCGGACGGGTCACCGGGTGAGGCCGTTCTTCTTCGAGGCGCGGTTGACGGGTGGGGTGCTGCACGTCCCGAGCTGGGAGGAGGTGCTGCGCGAGCATGCAGCGGCTGGGGGCTGA
- the cas5c gene encoding type I-C CRISPR-associated protein Cas5c, with product MQSKRFKIRAFGPMACFTRPEMKVERVSYEVMTPSAARGLVEAILWKPAIRWHIHEIAVLNPVKWVSFRRNEVTDRASPRVLDYCADEPSRRAQRNTVALRDVDYVITASFAMTERAGPDDNVVKFEQMFARRLEKGQCFHAPSLGCRELAASVEPAPEAVTPIDAAVDRPLGMMFYDFDYRGGRAARPLFFEARLSGGVLHVPGWEQVLRENAAGGAA from the coding sequence ATGCAGAGCAAGCGGTTCAAGATCCGGGCGTTCGGGCCGATGGCTTGCTTCACCCGGCCCGAGATGAAGGTGGAGCGGGTGAGCTACGAGGTGATGACGCCCTCGGCCGCGCGGGGGCTCGTGGAGGCGATCCTGTGGAAGCCGGCGATCCGGTGGCACATCCACGAGATCGCGGTGCTCAATCCGGTGAAGTGGGTGAGCTTCCGGCGCAATGAGGTGACGGATCGGGCGTCGCCGCGGGTGCTCGACTACTGCGCGGACGAGCCGTCGCGCCGGGCGCAGCGGAACACGGTGGCGCTGCGTGACGTGGACTATGTGATCACGGCGTCGTTCGCGATGACGGAGCGGGCCGGGCCGGACGACAATGTCGTCAAGTTCGAGCAGATGTTCGCGCGGCGGCTGGAGAAGGGGCAGTGCTTCCACGCGCCGAGCCTGGGGTGCCGGGAGCTTGCGGCGTCGGTGGAGCCGGCGCCCGAGGCGGTGACGCCGATCGATGCGGCGGTGGACCGGCCGCTGGGGATGATGTTCTACGATTTCGATTACCGGGGCGGTCGGGCAGCGAGGCCGCTGTTCTTCGAGGCGCGGTTGTCGGGCGGGGTGCTGCATGTGCCCGGCTGGGAGCAGGTGCTCCGGGAGAATGCGGCGGGAGGTGCAGCGTGA
- the cas8c gene encoding type I-C CRISPR-associated protein Cas8c/Csd1, whose protein sequence is MLRSLYALAQRVEGLIEDPHYEKKRIDFFLHVNDQGDFVSLIPTEEGGRALERMVPRMPKRTVNVAPGFLFDNAKYVLGLGGNEKDPLKAKRNAERNEECAEAFQQVVDEVASALREPGLLAVSHFLARRREQLPKVLKERPASTWTGSEQIAFVRAANGEVVHDLPAVRALWAARREREASEGAVEVRCLVTGAMAPPARMHGSVKRVPGAQTSGAALVSFNAEAFTSQGLVQGENAPVSRAAADGYVTALNYLLEGTPERRFRYGVPVGADAVTVFWTREQHEVVDVFADLFAPTTESAVRLAEAPLRGLSPAELDATPFYAATLSGNAARVVVRDWMETTVAEVKRNVGQYFDDLHLGNAEPVPVGIKALCDCIEAPGGRGLRPDLAARLFRAALRGEPFPRELLSAALHRLRLPPDKQWEARLLRLRCALIKATLLRLPRSGLPALEVSVSLDERSTQVPYLLGRLFAVLERLQGAALGDINATIRDRYFGAASATPALVFPRLLKLSVHHSAKAEGNGGWLERLKSRIMDGLPAERFPRTMLLEDQGLFAVGYYHQRERFFTPRQPTEAQLPAEATGDHGAASATSTESAERAASATSTESAERAASAERAETPATMASSAAPNSTATSGSALTNSALTKASTTAPAAERPSRKRTT, encoded by the coding sequence ATGCTGCGCTCGCTGTACGCGCTGGCCCAGCGGGTGGAGGGGTTGATCGAGGATCCGCATTACGAGAAGAAGCGGATCGATTTTTTCCTCCACGTGAATGACCAGGGGGACTTCGTGAGCTTGATCCCGACCGAGGAGGGAGGGCGGGCGCTGGAGCGGATGGTCCCGCGGATGCCCAAGCGCACGGTGAACGTGGCGCCGGGCTTCCTGTTCGACAACGCGAAGTACGTGCTCGGGCTCGGCGGGAACGAGAAAGACCCCCTCAAGGCGAAGCGTAACGCGGAGCGCAACGAGGAGTGCGCGGAGGCGTTCCAGCAGGTGGTGGACGAGGTGGCGTCGGCGCTGCGCGAGCCTGGCTTGCTGGCGGTGTCGCACTTCCTTGCGCGGCGTCGGGAGCAGCTCCCGAAGGTGCTGAAGGAGCGGCCGGCGTCGACGTGGACGGGGAGCGAGCAGATCGCGTTCGTGCGCGCGGCGAATGGTGAGGTCGTGCACGATTTGCCCGCCGTACGCGCCTTGTGGGCGGCGCGCCGGGAGCGAGAGGCGAGCGAGGGGGCGGTCGAGGTGCGGTGCCTGGTGACGGGCGCGATGGCGCCGCCAGCGCGCATGCACGGCAGCGTGAAGCGGGTGCCCGGGGCGCAGACCTCGGGGGCGGCGCTGGTCTCGTTCAACGCGGAGGCGTTCACCTCGCAAGGGTTGGTGCAGGGGGAGAATGCGCCGGTGAGCCGCGCCGCGGCCGATGGGTACGTGACGGCGCTGAACTACCTGCTGGAGGGGACGCCCGAGCGGCGCTTCCGGTACGGGGTGCCCGTCGGCGCCGACGCGGTGACCGTGTTCTGGACGCGGGAGCAGCACGAGGTCGTCGACGTGTTCGCCGACCTGTTCGCGCCCACCACGGAGAGCGCGGTCCGGCTGGCGGAGGCGCCACTGCGAGGCCTCTCGCCCGCCGAGCTGGACGCCACCCCGTTCTACGCGGCCACGCTCAGCGGCAATGCCGCGCGGGTGGTGGTGCGCGACTGGATGGAGACGACGGTCGCCGAGGTGAAACGCAACGTCGGCCAGTACTTCGACGACCTGCACCTGGGGAACGCGGAGCCTGTGCCGGTCGGGATCAAGGCCCTGTGTGACTGCATCGAGGCGCCCGGGGGCCGCGGGCTCCGGCCCGACCTCGCAGCCCGCCTGTTCCGGGCCGCGCTGCGCGGGGAGCCGTTCCCGCGTGAGCTTCTCTCCGCTGCGCTGCACCGTCTTCGCCTCCCGCCCGACAAGCAGTGGGAGGCCCGGCTCCTGCGACTTCGCTGCGCTCTGATCAAAGCCACGCTGCTGCGCCTGCCGCGCAGCGGTCTGCCTGCTCTGGAGGTCTCCGTGTCTCTCGACGAACGTTCGACGCAAGTTCCTTATCTGCTCGGCCGTCTCTTTGCCGTCCTGGAGCGTCTCCAGGGCGCCGCGCTCGGCGACATCAACGCGACCATCCGCGATCGGTACTTCGGGGCGGCATCGGCGACGCCAGCGCTGGTGTTCCCGCGCTTGCTCAAGCTGTCGGTGCACCACAGCGCCAAGGCAGAAGGGAATGGGGGCTGGCTGGAGCGTCTGAAGTCCAGGATCATGGACGGGCTGCCGGCCGAGAGATTCCCGCGCACGATGCTCCTCGAAGATCAGGGGCTCTTCGCCGTCGGCTACTACCATCAGCGGGAGCGCTTCTTCACCCCTCGCCAGCCGACCGAGGCGCAGCTTCCGGCAGAGGCGACGGGTGATCACGGCGCGGCCAGCGCGACCAGCACGGAGAGCGCAGAGCGCGCGGCCAGCGCGACCAGCACGGAGAGCGCAGAGCGCGCGGCCAGCGCAGAGCGCGCGGAGACGCCAGCCACCATGGCCAGCAGCGCGGCCCCGAACAGCACAGCGACCTCTGGTAGCGCACTGACGAATAGCGCACTGACGAAAGCCAGCACCACGGCCCCGGCGGCAGAGCGGCCCTCCCGAAAACGCACGACCTGA